In a single window of the Thermodesulfobacteriota bacterium genome:
- a CDS encoding PIN domain-containing protein, which yields MKAVDTNVIIRFLVRDDEKQAQAVYRLFKTVETNRDMLLVPLLVVLEAIWVLEAVYSISRRNILDSLETLLLMPILKFEAQPAIRQFIVAARDSNVELSDLLIAAAARVDGCDRIFTFDKAACRDPYFEMVT from the coding sequence ATGAAAGCGGTCGATACGAATGTAATCATCCGTTTTCTTGTCAGGGACGACGAAAAACAGGCACAGGCGGTTTACAGGCTGTTCAAAACTGTTGAGACGAATAGAGATATGCTGCTTGTCCCGCTGTTGGTAGTACTTGAAGCCATTTGGGTGCTGGAAGCGGTCTATTCGATCAGTCGACGTAATATTCTGGATTCTCTTGAAACGCTATTATTAATGCCGATTCTAAAGTTTGAGGCCCAGCCTGCAATAAGACAGTTTATCGTAGCGGCAAGAGATTCTAACGTGGAACTGTCCGATCTTCTTATCGCCGCTGCGGCACGGGTAGACGGTTGTGACCGGATCTTCACCTTTGATAAGGCCGCCTGCCGGGACCCGTATTTTGAGATGGTTACATAA
- a CDS encoding AAA family ATPase, producing the protein MSEHVARYIEQPVLDDLKRKMVFIGGPRQTGKTTLARHICESMNGDPATRYLNWDAAEDRENIMKEAFPAGAGPLVLDEIHKYSRWRQVVKGLFDKRRSELNILVTGSARLDYYRRGGDSLQGRYHYYRLLPFSCAELKSPSLKTIEDLLVYGGFPEPFLLQSEKETRRWSREYRSRIIQGDLTALENVKDVNLIEHMAIRLPELVGSPLSLNALREDLQVSHPSVSRWMEMLENLYMVFRIYPFGADRIRAVKKEAKHYHMDWTVVPDRGARFENLIAFHLLKWIFYLQDTEGKNLELRYFRDIDKREVDFVIMEDGKPLHFIEAKLSGKAQSPSLRYLKQRFPSVSAIQLTLDDRPDVLTKDGIRLCPAHLFLNELV; encoded by the coding sequence ATGTCCGAACATGTCGCCCGTTATATCGAACAGCCGGTACTGGATGATCTAAAGCGGAAAATGGTTTTTATCGGCGGACCGCGCCAGACCGGAAAGACCACCCTTGCCCGGCATATATGCGAATCAATGAACGGGGATCCAGCCACGCGCTATTTGAACTGGGATGCGGCGGAGGATCGCGAAAATATCATGAAGGAGGCTTTTCCGGCGGGTGCGGGGCCTTTGGTTTTGGATGAAATTCATAAATATTCGCGATGGCGACAGGTGGTCAAAGGGCTTTTTGATAAGCGCCGGTCTGAATTAAACATTCTGGTTACCGGAAGCGCCCGGCTGGATTATTATCGCCGCGGCGGCGATTCATTACAGGGCCGTTATCACTATTACCGGCTGTTGCCGTTTTCTTGCGCCGAATTAAAATCCCCATCGCTAAAAACGATTGAAGACCTGCTGGTTTACGGCGGCTTTCCCGAGCCGTTTCTGCTTCAGTCCGAAAAGGAAACCCGACGATGGAGCCGGGAATATCGATCGCGCATCATCCAGGGCGACCTGACGGCTCTTGAAAACGTGAAGGATGTCAACCTGATCGAACACATGGCTATTCGTTTGCCGGAACTTGTCGGATCACCGCTTTCATTGAATGCGCTGCGCGAGGATTTACAGGTGTCTCACCCGTCTGTTTCCCGCTGGATGGAAATGCTGGAAAATCTGTATATGGTCTTCCGGATTTATCCCTTTGGCGCCGACCGGATTCGCGCTGTAAAAAAAGAAGCCAAACATTATCATATGGACTGGACCGTTGTGCCGGACAGGGGCGCCCGCTTTGAAAATCTGATCGCCTTCCACTTGTTAAAATGGATCTTCTACCTGCAGGATACCGAGGGCAAAAATCTGGAGCTCCGCTATTTCAGAGACATCGATAAGCGGGAGGTTGATTTCGTGATCATGGAGGACGGCAAACCATTACATTTTATAGAAGCCAAATTATCCGGCAAAGCCCAGAGCCCGTCCCTCCGCTACCTCAAACAGCGCTTCCCTTCGGTATCCGCCATCCAGCTCACTTTAGACGACAGACCGGATGTGTTGACCAAAGACGGAATTCGTCTCTGCCCCGCCCATCTTTTTCTCAATGAGCTGGTTTGA
- a CDS encoding 2-amino-3,7-dideoxy-D-threo-hept-6-ulosonate synthase, with protein MNIGKRIRKKRIFNRQSGKTVIVPLDHGVTMGPIEGLEDVDQTVNMIIRGGANAAVVHKGIVMSTNRSEGTDIGLIIHLSASTALTPQPDSKISVCDVEEAMALGADAVSVHVNVGADTESVMLEFLGRTAKACYRWGMPLLAMMYPRGKTVQQNLASIKHAARVGGELGADIVKCPYTGSAESFAEVVRGCPVPVVIAGGSKQTDAQTMKMIEGAMKAGAAGLSIGRNAFQHKNPELFVRTACEIVHNNLSADEALKMLRRG; from the coding sequence ATGAACATCGGAAAACGAATCAGAAAGAAGCGGATCTTCAACCGTCAATCCGGAAAGACCGTCATCGTGCCCCTGGATCACGGCGTCACCATGGGGCCCATCGAAGGGCTGGAGGACGTGGACCAGACCGTCAACATGATCATCCGCGGCGGGGCCAACGCCGCCGTGGTGCACAAGGGCATCGTCATGTCAACCAACCGGAGCGAGGGCACGGACATCGGCCTGATCATCCACCTGTCGGCCTCCACCGCCCTGACGCCCCAGCCGGACAGCAAGATATCGGTCTGCGATGTCGAGGAGGCAATGGCCCTGGGCGCCGACGCCGTGTCGGTTCACGTCAACGTGGGCGCGGACACGGAATCGGTCATGCTGGAGTTTCTGGGCCGCACGGCCAAAGCGTGTTACCGCTGGGGTATGCCCCTGCTGGCCATGATGTATCCCCGGGGCAAAACCGTGCAGCAGAACCTGGCCTCCATCAAGCACGCCGCCCGGGTGGGCGGGGAACTGGGCGCGGACATCGTCAAGTGCCCGTACACCGGCTCGGCCGAATCCTTTGCCGAGGTGGTGCGCGGCTGCCCGGTGCCGGTGGTCATCGCCGGCGGTTCCAAGCAGACCGATGCCCAGACCATGAAGATGATCGAGGGGGCCATGAAGGCCGGCGCCGCCGGCCTGTCCATCGGCCGCAACGCCTTTCAGCACAAGAATCCCGAACTGTTTGTGCGCACGGCCTGTGAGATCGTCCACAACAACCTGTCCGCCGACGAGGCGCTGAAGATGCTTCGGCGGGGATAA
- a CDS encoding NAD(P)/FAD-dependent oxidoreductase, which translates to MKVSIAGGGPAGLITALYLSRIPGTDITVYEKQDEGTYRSSLCAEGISLEKLKRLENETGFCSTPFIAARVRGVRVNFPNRRQGIVIQDGATLKRTEWLRGMIEVLRQRKVAVRFSERYAGPDVPDDGWLIGADGPASKIRSRIGGRVEQVPAVQYRMRLDWPKDYFDVFVGSRFYGRSKAHGYGWIFPRDNGVFNVGAGGSYDILDQFLADYGISGSIEEKGAAPISVNGTVFERGRVLLVGDAAGLTNPVTCGGLCAIICCAGYLRQAVSSGQPGVYTRLIKRHGLFPADWNRRQQVFYLNDPQFNLVGDLCADRRVNPPGPAFFGRLAATPRLWKTCLRLGRHIPALKSVSW; encoded by the coding sequence ATGAAGGTATCCATCGCCGGCGGCGGGCCGGCGGGCCTGATCACGGCCCTTTACCTGTCGCGGATTCCCGGCACCGACATCACGGTTTATGAAAAGCAGGACGAAGGAACCTACCGCTCCAGTCTTTGCGCCGAGGGCATTTCCCTGGAAAAGCTGAAGCGCCTGGAAAATGAAACCGGCTTTTGCTCAACGCCGTTCATCGCCGCCCGGGTGCGCGGGGTGCGGGTCAACTTTCCCAACCGCCGGCAGGGCATCGTGATCCAGGACGGCGCTACCCTCAAAAGAACCGAGTGGCTGCGCGGCATGATCGAGGTGCTGCGGCAGCGGAAGGTGGCGGTGCGGTTTTCGGAGCGGTACGCCGGGCCGGACGTGCCGGACGACGGCTGGCTGATCGGGGCCGACGGACCGGCCTCGAAAATCCGCTCCCGGATCGGCGGCCGGGTCGAGCAGGTGCCGGCCGTGCAGTACCGCATGCGACTGGATTGGCCCAAAGATTATTTTGACGTGTTTGTCGGCAGCCGGTTTTACGGCCGCAGTAAGGCCCATGGCTACGGCTGGATTTTTCCCCGGGACAACGGCGTCTTCAATGTGGGCGCCGGCGGCAGCTACGACATCCTGGACCAATTTCTGGCCGATTACGGCATCAGTGGCAGCATCGAAGAAAAGGGGGCCGCGCCTATTTCCGTCAACGGCACGGTCTTTGAGCGCGGCCGGGTCCTGCTGGTCGGCGACGCCGCCGGCCTGACCAACCCGGTCACCTGCGGCGGCCTGTGCGCCATCATCTGCTGCGCCGGCTATCTCCGGCAGGCCGTATCCTCCGGCCAACCCGGCGTCTACACCCGGCTGATCAAACGCCACGGCCTTTTCCCGGCCGACTGGAACCGCCGGCAGCAGGTCTTTTATCTTAACGATCCCCAGTTCAACCTCGTCGGCGACCTTTGCGCTGACCGGCGCGTCAACCCGCCGGGGCCTGCCTTCTTCGGTCGCCTGGCCGCAACCCCGCGACTCTGGAAAACCTGCCTGCGTCTGGGACGGCACATCCCGGCCCTGAAAAGCGTCTCCTGGTAG
- a CDS encoding enoyl-CoA hydratase/isomerase family protein, with protein MEYKYLETRKENYTLWVKIKNPPVNFLTVAMLEELFTVVKQVSHDDSVRVFILTGGMEDIYIMHFSIPELLGLSTDNKKLLLNLFVKTRITGAVLKYMTTHTNWVMDCFGWYETMMLKFARSISGYSSSLYLWFIMQRVYFAIERLNKITIAAINGNCNGGGTELSACFDFRFMVGDQGFTIGQPEVLINIVPGGGSTQRLPRLIGRAKALELMLRGNQLDAVEAQRIGLITGFFDKAQFQAKVREFADLMSRRPMTAVDAIKKCVHDGMETTLRHGLSIEMEQSIRCLDIQDTMNAMQAYIRYLDEHINSMDRQKMTTEDLNKVVQETVKHMEEGHLYKFKHGK; from the coding sequence ATGGAATATAAATATCTAGAAACAAGAAAAGAGAATTATACGCTCTGGGTCAAAATAAAAAATCCGCCGGTAAATTTCCTGACGGTGGCTATGCTCGAAGAGCTATTTACTGTGGTCAAGCAGGTATCCCATGATGATTCTGTCAGAGTTTTCATTCTGACCGGCGGCATGGAAGATATCTACATCATGCATTTCTCCATCCCCGAGCTTCTTGGTCTGTCGACGGACAATAAAAAACTGCTCCTCAATCTTTTCGTAAAAACAAGAATAACCGGCGCTGTTTTAAAATACATGACCACGCATACCAACTGGGTGATGGATTGTTTTGGATGGTATGAAACCATGATGCTGAAATTTGCCAGGAGTATAAGCGGTTATTCTTCGAGCCTCTATTTGTGGTTTATCATGCAGCGTGTCTATTTTGCGATTGAACGACTTAATAAAATAACCATTGCCGCAATCAACGGTAATTGCAACGGAGGCGGCACCGAGCTTTCCGCCTGTTTCGATTTCCGGTTTATGGTGGGCGATCAGGGATTCACCATCGGCCAGCCGGAGGTGCTGATCAATATCGTTCCCGGCGGCGGTTCGACACAGAGACTACCGCGCCTGATCGGCAGGGCCAAAGCGCTGGAGTTGATGCTGCGCGGCAATCAGTTGGACGCCGTGGAAGCCCAACGCATCGGTTTAATCACCGGATTTTTCGACAAGGCTCAATTCCAGGCAAAGGTGCGGGAATTCGCCGATCTGATGAGCAGGCGGCCGATGACGGCCGTGGATGCGATTAAGAAATGCGTCCATGATGGTATGGAAACAACCTTGAGGCACGGATTAAGCATCGAGATGGAGCAGAGCATCCGCTGCCTGGATATCCAAGATACCATGAACGCCATGCAGGCTTATATCCGATATCTCGATGAACATATTAATTCAATGGACCGTCAGAAAATGACGACCGAGGATCTTAACAAAGTCGTCCAGGAAACCGTGAAGCATATGGAGGAAGGTCATCTCTACAAATTTAAGCACGGTAAATAG
- a CDS encoding SDR family oxidoreductase — MAKTILVTGASSGIGWATSLELAEKGWRVFAAVRKEADAQKLREASSDRITPVIMDVVDYESVKKAAVEIEKMLNGAGLDALFNNAGISVQGPLEIIPIELFEQQIRVNVFGHVFVTQTFLPLLRKAQGRIVFTSSESGRITLPLMAPYSSSKFALEAVANALRIELRPWKIRVSSVELQTIKTPMWEKIDTSTEKLMASIPPQARDLYQNELKTLSVFPKWHAEMGISMKKAVRVIIRALSARSPKARYLVGYEARFLVYSHAITPIWMMDWFSSKIMILLGKFIKSK; from the coding sequence ATGGCTAAAACCATACTGGTGACCGGTGCATCCAGCGGTATCGGTTGGGCGACATCGCTGGAACTTGCCGAAAAAGGATGGCGAGTGTTTGCTGCTGTCCGGAAGGAGGCAGACGCACAAAAACTGCGCGAGGCCTCTTCCGACAGAATCACACCGGTGATAATGGACGTTGTGGACTATGAAAGCGTTAAGAAAGCAGCGGTGGAGATTGAAAAAATGCTCAACGGCGCCGGCCTGGACGCGCTGTTTAATAACGCAGGAATATCTGTCCAGGGTCCGCTGGAAATAATACCTATCGAACTCTTTGAACAGCAGATACGGGTTAATGTTTTCGGTCACGTATTCGTAACGCAGACCTTTCTCCCCCTTTTACGCAAAGCGCAGGGAAGAATCGTGTTCACAAGTTCCGAGAGTGGCAGGATAACACTGCCGCTCATGGCGCCTTATTCATCTTCAAAATTCGCGCTTGAGGCGGTGGCCAACGCCCTCAGAATAGAGCTTCGTCCATGGAAAATCAGGGTCTCTTCTGTGGAATTGCAGACAATAAAAACACCCATGTGGGAAAAAATAGACACCAGTACTGAAAAATTGATGGCATCCATTCCTCCGCAGGCCAGAGACCTATACCAAAATGAGCTGAAAACTTTGAGCGTTTTTCCTAAATGGCATGCGGAGATGGGGATATCCATGAAAAAGGCCGTCAGGGTAATCATTCGCGCCCTCAGCGCAAGAAGTCCCAAAGCCCGCTACCTGGTAGGTTATGAGGCCAGGTTTTTGGTCTACAGCCACGCCATCACGCCTATCTGGATGATGGACTGGTTCTCGAGCAAAATTATGATACTGCTGGGTAAATTTATAAAGTCAAAATGA
- a CDS encoding TetR/AcrR family transcriptional regulator, with translation MTRVRNKARIPLQKRSIETKEKILQAAWDLSAAKGYFKITSHDLAQRAGVATGSFYAYFNNKKEVAIELIKRFYKEASEKAFQNINRDVGDRATENLDNGKKLVRSLIRSLKESHEINPMIHQDAQALILLDEDVNKMNKEEEKKIILFLINLLNQYKQFIRVDNIEDAATMLFWISTEMIHRIMNDKEDDKEERLLGELEDIICRYLFIPFGDKNP, from the coding sequence GTGACTAGAGTAAGAAATAAAGCTCGAATACCATTACAAAAGCGCAGCATTGAGACCAAAGAAAAGATCTTGCAAGCCGCCTGGGATCTCTCTGCCGCAAAAGGATATTTTAAAATAACATCGCATGATCTGGCTCAACGTGCCGGTGTGGCTACCGGATCTTTTTACGCATATTTCAATAACAAGAAGGAAGTTGCCATAGAATTAATCAAGAGATTCTATAAAGAGGCATCTGAAAAAGCATTCCAGAATATCAATAGAGACGTAGGCGATCGTGCCACAGAAAATCTTGATAACGGAAAAAAGCTGGTTCGTTCCTTAATTCGCTCCTTAAAAGAATCTCATGAAATCAACCCGATGATTCACCAGGATGCCCAGGCGCTGATTTTACTGGATGAAGACGTAAACAAAATGAACAAAGAAGAAGAAAAAAAAATAATTTTGTTTTTAATCAATTTATTGAATCAGTATAAACAATTTATTCGTGTGGATAATATTGAGGACGCCGCAACCATGCTATTCTGGATAAGCACGGAAATGATTCACCGCATCATGAATGACAAGGAAGATGATAAAGAGGAGCGGCTTCTTGGAGAGCTTGAAGATATAATTTGCAGATATCTTTTTATCCCCTTCGGGGATAAGAACCCTTAA
- a CDS encoding AbrB/MazE/SpoVT family DNA-binding domain-containing protein: MPLATITNKGQITIPKAVRQSLGLHTGDKLEFIINAQGEVLCKPVIKRVDDVFGSLNMPGRKPVSVKAMDAAIKQKIKERVK; the protein is encoded by the coding sequence ATGCCGCTTGCCACCATCACCAATAAGGGCCAGATAACGATACCCAAGGCTGTTCGGCAGTCTTTGGGACTGCATACCGGAGACAAGCTCGAATTTATCATCAACGCGCAGGGCGAAGTTCTCTGCAAACCGGTAATAAAAAGGGTGGATGACGTATTCGGCAGCCTGAATATGCCCGGCAGAAAGCCCGTGTCCGTCAAGGCAATGGATGCCGCGATAAAACAGAAAATAAAGGAACGAGTTAAATGA
- a CDS encoding long-chain fatty acid--CoA ligase produces MSMKPWPTPRWPQGVAREISDYEHPLYAFLDDSARDYPDKVYTIFNGGTRTFAQVKDAADRIAHFLHASGIKKGDRVAIFLPNLPHYPEVYFGILKAGAVCVTCNPLYTPRELNYQLKDSGARAAFAMDHPQFYETIVQAVQETDVETVVICNVKSYLPPLKRFLGSLLNKIPCAEQHHPGHLMYDDVLATHPPEPPEVNINPVEDLALIIYTGGTTGMPKGAALTHANFVFDVKAMDEWVRISHEPGAAPEKIRRGGFHCYIGVLPWYHSFGMTLCMLTSCASASRLICVPDPRAGNPPFTEVLKLVQRYRPTFLVGVPTIFSAFENHPLLDQYDLSSLICCASGGAPLPVEQATNFEAKTGCIIFEGYGLSETAPVICGNPSDKALRKFGSVGFPIPNTDIKIVDADTGATVLPRGQDGEIAVCGPQVMQGYWRKPEANKDAFREIDGRRYFLTGDIGHIDEEGYITITDRKKDLILVGGFNCYPREVEEVLYQHPKVAQAAVVGVPNPRSGEEVRAYVQLREGMQATEEEILEFCKERLAGYKRPRTIEFRDALPTSAVGKVLRRVLKDEYKNLG; encoded by the coding sequence ATGAGCATGAAACCCTGGCCCACCCCCAGGTGGCCCCAAGGCGTTGCCCGGGAAATTTCAGACTATGAGCACCCCCTGTATGCGTTTCTGGATGACTCCGCACGGGATTATCCCGACAAGGTCTACACGATATTCAACGGCGGCACCCGCACCTTTGCCCAGGTAAAAGACGCCGCCGACCGGATCGCCCATTTTCTGCACGCCAGCGGCATTAAAAAGGGAGACCGGGTGGCCATTTTTCTGCCCAACCTGCCCCATTATCCTGAAGTCTATTTCGGCATTCTCAAGGCCGGAGCGGTCTGCGTTACCTGCAATCCGCTGTATACGCCGAGAGAACTGAACTACCAGCTCAAGGACTCCGGCGCCCGGGCGGCCTTTGCCATGGACCACCCCCAGTTCTACGAAACCATTGTCCAGGCCGTTCAGGAAACGGACGTGGAAACCGTGGTGATCTGCAACGTCAAATCCTACCTGCCGCCGCTCAAACGCTTTCTGGGCAGTCTGCTCAACAAGATCCCGTGCGCGGAACAGCACCATCCCGGCCACCTGATGTATGACGACGTCCTGGCCACCCATCCGCCCGAGCCGCCGGAAGTGAACATCAACCCCGTTGAGGATCTGGCCCTGATCATTTACACCGGCGGCACCACCGGCATGCCCAAGGGCGCGGCCCTGACCCATGCCAATTTTGTTTTTGACGTCAAGGCAATGGACGAATGGGTGCGGATCTCCCATGAACCGGGCGCGGCCCCGGAAAAAATCCGGCGGGGAGGTTTTCACTGTTATATCGGCGTCCTGCCCTGGTACCACAGCTTCGGCATGACCTTATGCATGCTGACCTCCTGTGCCTCGGCCAGCCGGCTGATCTGCGTTCCCGATCCCCGGGCCGGCAACCCGCCCTTTACCGAGGTGCTCAAGCTGGTCCAGCGCTATCGGCCCACATTCCTGGTGGGCGTGCCGACCATTTTTTCCGCCTTTGAGAACCATCCCCTTCTGGATCAATATGACTTAAGCTCGCTGATCTGCTGCGCCTCCGGGGGCGCGCCCCTGCCGGTGGAGCAGGCCACCAATTTTGAGGCCAAGACCGGCTGCATTATTTTTGAAGGCTACGGCTTGAGCGAAACCGCGCCGGTTATCTGCGGCAACCCCAGCGACAAAGCCCTGCGCAAGTTCGGTTCGGTGGGCTTTCCCATTCCCAACACCGACATCAAGATCGTGGACGCCGACACCGGCGCAACCGTCCTGCCCCGGGGCCAGGACGGCGAGATCGCCGTGTGCGGACCTCAGGTCATGCAGGGCTACTGGCGCAAACCCGAGGCCAACAAGGATGCCTTCCGCGAGATCGATGGCCGCCGCTATTTTCTGACCGGCGACATCGGCCATATCGATGAAGAGGGGTATATTACTATTACCGACCGCAAGAAGGACCTGATCCTGGTCGGCGGTTTTAACTGCTACCCCCGGGAGGTGGAGGAGGTGCTTTACCAGCATCCCAAGGTCGCCCAGGCCGCGGTGGTCGGCGTGCCCAACCCCCGCAGCGGGGAAGAGGTCAGGGCCTACGTCCAGTTGCGGGAAGGCATGCAGGCCACCGAGGAGGAGATTCTGGAGTTCTGCAAGGAGCGGCTGGCCGGGTACAAGCGGCCCCGGACCATCGAGTTCCGGGACGCGCTGCCGACTTCGGCCGTGGGCAAGGTGTTGAGGCGGGTTTTGAAGGACGAATATAAAAACCTCGGCTAA